TGCATAACATTCTGAATCGTTGCATAATCTAGTCACATTGTTCACAGTTTCTTGAATAGACAAAGTTTGCTAGGAAGCTATCTTTGGTGATCAATATGGCTACCCTGAAACTTTGTGTCTTATGTGATTCTTCTCTCCCATACACTACGTGTATATATATGATAATACACTTTGAGTAGTCATATTAAAGATATTTGAGTGAAATATTAAAACATAATGGTCTGTGTGACCACAGTGGGATCGCAGTGCTATGGAAGTAGTTATAGAACTCTACATGGGTTTATTAGGAAAAGAAAGCTCTCTAAAACAAGAGAAGAAAGCACTCCAGAGAATTTCATCCGATTGAGAACAAAGTTGGTTGTTTCAAGGCTACTGATAATAGTAGCTACATGTGTTCTTGTTCAACTGGCTCAAGCTCAAACTGGAAGTCCTTTGAAATGGTCATGCTATCAGTGCTCGAAATAACATCCAGCAACTGGTGAGTTTCTGGATTATTTGTGGAATTTCTGAGTTAGAATTTAAATGTCCGGATTAAAAATCTCATAGATATGTACATATTGAATTTAATACAGTTGATTGTATAATTCTTGAAAAAGGATGCCATACCGTGAGCGTTTCCGTTAGGGGTTCCCTGTGAGTAAATTTTGTTGTTCTTACCACGGATTCAACGGCAATTGAACCACACTAATCTTTTTCCTCAATCTGGCTGATCCAGCGtcactacaaatagttttccAGTCCACGGAATGTTTACAGCAGGGGAAGAGAAATTTCGacaattctgcaatcgactgtatATACTCACCTCGCTGCACCGTTTGGCACTTCCCCTGCCTGGAACATCATCATTCATAGCTTGACTTATATGCATCAATGTTGAAGCACTCACTCTGGCTAAGTGAAACCCAGAAACAGCTGTGAAGTTATTATAATAGTCTAATGGCAAGATTAGCAAACAGGAAATGGAATACCACAACGTAAGAAAAATCCCCAGTCTTCTAGTATTTCTGATGAGGAGTCAGAATCTGACTTGGTTTATCCAACACCCTGCTAACTCAGTCtgatgtaatttgtttgtaacttttACCCTTCTATGTTATTATGTACTTGGCTGACACACTATTGTTAGTATTGTTCAAGATAACAATTACATTATCATGGAAAGAAATATCATTGTTCAAATCGACATAATGTTATTGATAGCATACATGGAGTTCCTTGGAACAGCTTTATGGAAACAAAAATCATgaaatataaaatttttgttaaattttgttaagtataattatgctattatttataattatacaaagtACTCTTATATACATTATAACAGCTATGAAGTGCTATAGACAGGTAAGGGCATCATTACACCATaatttttgcccaaaatgccATCTCAGAGCATCAAATCTTgaaaacatttcctggggggtggggagcatgcccccagaccccctttgCACAATGTTATCTGCATAGTTTCAACTATAACTGCCATGCAAATTAACTAAATGCCTGACAATTCTACATATGTCAGGAAATTTTCCTGACATTTTTAAAAAAGCATTTCAAGCACTGTGCTATACGAAAATATAACACTCAACAAGTGGTATTAAGACTGAATATTGTACTCACCATTGTCTCTCTCCCACCCTTCTATTTCTTGTGTAACATGCACTCATGGTAATGCTTTAACTATTACACATATTGCACATTTTAGAGCAGAACTTGAGTGTAAGAGGTCATATGATGAGTACCTGATAGGACTATGGTTGTGCATGTTGTGCTGAAAATCTTTATGGTTTACAATTGGCCGAGTACATAGTTTCTTTAATAATATCCGTAAATCTGTTTGAGTACCTATACACCAACATCAACACAATAATCTTTGTTAGGTCCGTCCACCTGATATAGTGTTCATTGACCAGTTGTCAACAGTGAAGGCCAATCATAATGTACGAATGTATTTCTTGCACAGTATAAATTATATGAAGATGCTTACATGTCAATATCATTATTATTTAGATTGCAGTTCGGAATATTTGTGGCTACTTACAAGACACATTTCAGATGCTCATGTCCCAGTACCAGGCTGACTCCACCACTGATGTTACACCCTCATTGCCATCTGAGCCACCTAAGAGgaaaaagtctagaaaactgTCCAAAGCTGAGAAAAAGGAAAGCAAGAAAGCTGCAAAGGAAAGTAAATCAGGTCACACACCACTGGGTGCTCGTATTTCATCAGAATCCACGCACAGTTTTGACTTTCACAAAGCCATCGACATTGATGATTTGTCTCAAGTCAGTGAAGGAGATATGTTGGTTACACCAGTTACCTCATCCCCAGTTAATAACACATCAGGTGCCTCAATATCACAGGAAGTCAAGTATGATGGACACAGGCCTGAGTCCCTTATTGATACCCAATTTTCATTTCTTAACCGCACTGGTAGCAGTAGTGGCCGTGATCAAAGCTTATCTGTGCCAAACTCGGCACAATCACAAAAGCAGCGCAAAATTGGTAGAGACATGTCTCACAGCTCACGTTACCACAAGAAAAGTATCAAAGCAGATGTCCTGTTACAAAAGCTTGAAGGATCCTTGATGCTGCGTGGCAACAATTCCATTTTGGAGGAACTGAATGAAAATGATGAAGATGATAATTTAGTATCACCATTAAAACAAAGGTCATCACAAGTATCCAAACACAGTGGTGTTGTAAAGACACATGATCAACTAGACAGAGAAGGGCAAGAACCTATTCTTGTACATGAACAATATGATTTTAAAAGCTTACCAAATGTAAGGAAGAGAGCATCCATTCTGTCAGGCTCCAATGGTAGTAGTGCATATGATCGCAGCACCCTACCAATGGCTGGGAAGTCACCTGCTGAGGACCAACAAATTCAGTTAGACTATGATAGTGAGTTCTCTGTAGAGAAGAGTGACTCTCAGAGTGATGACAATGTGGTAGATGGCACTGTTACACCTCCAATAGTGACCTACCCTCCACCTGTGCTTGATGCAAGTCTCCCTGACCTTGAGACTGAAATAACTACGCCTCCACCATTTTACAAGCCAATAGCTGATGATAATTCACCAACTATAACTCAACCAGCTGATAGGGAAGTGAAAACTCCACCATCTTCTCCATTTAAGGAACAAACCAAAAGCAAGGAAGAATCTATCCCAGTGGAAGAGCCTCCAGTTATTGAAGAGCCCTCTCCACCTCCAAAGAAGCAGCGGAAGCCATGGGCCGGTATGATAAATGTATTTGTAGCACAGAAAGGGTACTATAATATAGTCTCTCTCTTTTGGACCACCTCTTATCACAGAGATGCCCGGactcatttattattattgaagtCTGTTACCATTGAGTGGTCATTATTAGTGTACCAGCCTTTGTGAGATTGTATATataaacattaattttcttGCCATTTCTGTAGAGCTGATTGAGGTGGAAGATGAACTGTTTGATGAGGATTACATCGACTATTTTGCTGAGGTTGAGAAGATGGTCAGTGTAATAGAATATCGCCAGCTAAGAAGGAACTGGCTAGACTATCAGAAATGTACAACTGATGTCGTTGGCTTCTGTAAGAAAACCAAAATTCTTCTAAGGGGCGAAAAGTTAGTGTGTTAACATACTATACAACAGGCACATTATCAATATTAACCTTACAGGATTACTCTGCGGCCAGGTGCAAGAGTACTGGTTGAGGAAGATGACAGAGAAATATATGATCTTGTGTTGAATGGAGATTATGTTCCTGGTAAGATCTTATGATAAGCACACTGATGTAAAGATGTATTGATGGTCAATTATTATTGATCAGTGAAGTTTACGTTACTGTCCTTATGTCTTATCTTTTAGAACGTGAGAAGATTTCTATCTCAAAGTTTGCTCAAAGCATCAAGGCACGCCCTTCTAGTACAAGACCTCCTCCTCGAGGGTTGTCTAAAGCCCCTCCTCCTATGATCAGTCTACCAAACACTGATGCTGGCAACAAAGTTGAGGTTGATAGCATCACAAGGCCAACTGTTGTACAGCAGAGGCCTTCTGCTAAAAAGCCAGGTTTCTCCAAGATAATGCAACAATTTGAAGATAAGAAACTGGCATCAGTACCATCTGCTACTCCAAAGGACTCTGAAAAGATAGAAGAAAAATCTGATGATGAGCCAGATGAAAAGCCAAaacaaaaagatgaagaaagtGATAAGAAGGCTAGGATGAACCAGCTAAGACAACAATTTGAGTCTGGCAAACAAGAGACAGAGCTTCCAAGTAGGTCAATAGCAGCTGGAGCAGTGTCCGCATTGAAAAAGAAATTTATGGATGTTGGTCCACCTCCGTCTGAACAACCAGCATGGAAGAAAGCCTTAAAGAAAAAGGAAGTTGAAGTTGCCAGTGAGAGCTCTGACAGTGATTCAAAGCACAAACGTCGTAACAAGTACAAGAACAAGAAAGGATATAAAGATAAAGACAAGGAGTCATCTGAAGATGAGAAATCTAAAAAGCACCGAGGGAAGAAAGATAAAAAGAGGGATAAAGAAAAGGGCGCCAAAAAACCTGACAGCAGTTCAGACTCAGAAAGTGACTCTGAatcagaaaaagaaaaaaagaaggATAAAAAGCACAAAGACAAGGATAGTTCAAGTAGTGAAACTGAACGTAAAAAGAAGAAATcaaaggaaaaagaaaaagaaaagccACCAGCACCATTCTCTGACTTGCCTGTGCTTACATTTCCACTTGCAGATGAAGAAGAGGAGAAGCCACCTCCTCCCCCTCCCCCACCTCCACCAGACTCCACTACACAAACCATTGATGCTCTGTCTGACCTGATAATGGGGACCAGTAATACACAGCCTACTGCTGAAGAAGAACCTGTCAAAGAAACTGTCAAAGAAACTGCCAAAGAAACTGTTAACAAGGGGAGGAAGATTACTACACAACAGAAGTCTACTAAACAACAGAAGTCATCCCGTACTAATGCTGCAAGCAGGAAACAGAGAACATCACAACCTGCAAAAAGTGCACAGCATCCTGCCCAACAGCATCAGCAACAACAACCGATGATTCAACCTCATCAACAAGCACCGATGTTTACTtttcaacagcagcagcagcagcaacaacaacaacaatatgcATTTGGCTTTCAACAGCCACAGTCTGCGATGCCATTCCAAACTCAGAGTAATCCAGCTTTGTATACTGGCCCATTTGGTGTACAGCCTGCAGGAATGGCAGGTGGATTTGTCAACCCAACAGTCACAGGTAACATGGCATTCCAGCAAACTGGGTTACAAGGTTCTCAGTTTTCACAGCAGCAGCAACCTCATCTGTTTAGTGTACAGCAGCCAATATCGTCACAGCCAGCAGCTAGCAAGCAACCTCAACAGAAGCAGACCAAGAAAACCACAACTGGAGCAGCTAAGAAACCCAAGCAGCCGACTAACCAGGAAGAAGAACCGCCTACTCTGGACTCTCTAGCCTTTAGCCTGTCATTTGATAACATTAAAATGGACAGTGATTCAGAGGAACCTCAAGTAGTAGCAAAACTTGTTGAACCAATTGTAACTAAACCAGTTGAACTAGTTGTTAAACCAGTTGAGCCGGTAGTGACCAAGCCAGTGCAACCTATTACCAGAGCAACAGAACCTGATACTACTCCTGCTGAGATCAAACTTATCCAAGATTTGATTGTAACTGAGCCTGACAATGAAGTAAAACCGGTAAAGGATGATGAGCCAAATTCTGTTAAACCAGATGAGCCTGTAGTTAAGCAGGATGAACCTGCGACTAAACCGCCAGATGGGAGTGAGGATGTGCCAAAGAATGAAGATAAACCACCAGATGAggcaccaccaccaccacctcctCCCCCTCCACCCCCACCCCCTGTAGACACTACAGGGGAAACCCCTAATGTTCCTGGGGGTGTCCCACCTCCTCCTCCACCTCCACCACCTCCCCCGCCACCACCAGCTGATGGAAAACATCCTACTTCTAATAAGAAGTCACCAGCAGAGACTTCAGAGCCAAGTTCTTCTGGAAAGAAGATATCAGGAGATGTTGAAGCAAATCGTAACCTTCTGTTGGAAGACATTAGGAAAGGAAAGAAACTGGATTCCATTAAAAAAGTTTCAGGGGAGATAAAGGAAGATGAGAGTAGCACTGAGAGCTCCtctaagaagaagaagaaggataagaagaaaaagaaacatGATTCAAAAAGAAAGAATAAATCAAAGAAGGATTCATCATCAGAAGATGATGAAAGTGCTAGTGGTACTGATGAAGAAGCGTCAACACCTACTGTCAAGCCCAGTCAGGTCAAAATCGGACAGAAGGATACTCTGAAGTGGGAACAAAAACGCCAAAAAGAACAAATTGAAGAAGAACAGTCTGCTATTGTTGAGATGCTAGATGATGAAATTGACCAAGACATGCCACAATGGAAAAGGAAACTAATGCAGAAGAAGAAGCTAAAAGAATATCAACCACTTTTGACAGAGCAGCAAAAGGCAATGGACGAAGAAACTCGGTAAGGATTTAGAATAAATTGTTTAGTAGTAAATTAACAACATAAGCAATCTTTTAATAATAACTACTGATCCCAGTAATCCAATACAGCAGATCCTTGGCTATCTGAATTATCCAAACATTTGCATCACACTAACAAAAGTGCAAAATcttttaatactctaatagaaataCCATTGTTAGCAAACTaccctaattgaacagtcatttatCACAGGTAAAACTCCTCAATTATTACTCATTGTGTGAATGTGTTTGATTATCGTAGTGATAGAGGCTCTTGTCATTACTTATATAGCTGACACTAGCTGCTTAGTTTTGCACTAGCAATTTAAACCAATGTGGTATGCTTATCATTACGAAGCTTTTATATAAGCACTTTGATATGAGCTAGACCAAATCAATTATGAAAAGTATTATAATCATAAAAACTTCTTCACAGTGTATGCGGGGGGCAGTATTAATATTCGTGGGAGCACAGACCATATTATACAAAATTTCTTGTTTTATACTTACACGGCCCACCCTAAAAACCAGCTCTGTAGTTTGTATATTGCTGTGTTATATTCTAGGTTCTTGGGAGTTCCGGACTGGAAGAAGAAACTGATGTTGAAAAAGGAAGCAGAGCTGTCCAGGCTTCAGCAGGTGGAAGCTGAAAGACTCCGGGAAAAGagagaagaagaagaaaagtttAAATCCATGCCAGACTGGAAGAAAAAATTAGTCAGCAAGAAACGAGCAGACGTCAGATTTTAACATTGTGTCTTTAACACAAgacatacatataatattatgataataTGCATAAATTCATTTTAAATGCTGGTTTATACATAATACAGATGAATTAATGACTAGTACTAATAGTTAGGTTCTGAGATATCAGTCAATACTTCACCATGTATCATCTCCTCCCATTTGGATAATTGAATGATGAAAACTCTCAATGGTCTGGTACGTCTCCGACACTTACACACATGTTCATATCCTTTCTgttggcacacacacacacacaaaaacaataGTTATATAAGTCTTAGTTGTCACGTAAATAGCATATAAAGACCCCTGAACACAATGTGTACTTCCTTCCAAATGGGCTACTGCCAAACGTACTTCCTTACACTAAAAATTTATAGCTAGACTATTTTATTGCAAACTTCTGCATTTCAATAACACAATgctagtatgtgtgtgtatatctCAAACCATCAAATGTATGTAAGTGTTGCAATTGGTCTTACGTGTAATGTCCACTTGTTCTTTTTCATCAGATAAGCTATACATGCTACTGGAGCACGACTGATACCTAACTCACTGAACACCAACAGTCGCTCACTCTTCTGACGAGCTGCCTCTGTGATAGGAATATtaatatgtgcatgtgtgtgtgtgtgtgtgtgtgtgtgtgcatatgtaacATACGTACATAAATGTGCAtaagtgtgtgtgggtgtgtgcgcGAGTGTGCATATGTGAAACTATACTTTTGACAGTACAAATTAAACACACCAATGTAGGAATAAATCTCTTCAAATCTTGCCAACAGGTCAGTGTCCTCTTTATCCTCCACATCAACATGTAGTTCACTAATGGAGCCAGGGTAGGAGGGGGGAAGTCCAGCTATCATGTTGATGTGACTGTTGATCTTCATGTCATAGTTCATTGAGGCATTACAAGCATGACCATGATCACCGACGTACAAGAATAGTGGTAGAACTTCACTAGGATATCGTGGCATGTGCTCCAACTCCTATGCAGCAATGTAAATCGCCCTATTTCATTATCTGCACCTACCAATGATGAATAAATAATTTTCTGTGTTCTCAAGAATGGATACTCTGCAGAGAATCTTTCATAGCCACCTGATAACAGCATACAACATGCAAGGTAAGCTAAATCATCAAGTTGATGTACTCACCTTTGAGAACTTTAACTGGATTCTTACTACCCAGAGTATACAACATTTCAGCACACTTTATAGCTCGTGCTGTAtcacatatgtagctacattatcATGTAACAATAGTACACCAACTTTGCTCCACTATTGATACAGTCTTGCTGTCATATACTATCACATTCACTACCATCGGTAGATCAATATCACCAAATGTGGTCACTTGTCCAGTTAGCTCCTGTACGTGTAAACCACATACTTATCAGGTACCTcattataagaccacctcaccATGTCAAGTGGGTCCCAAACATAGTTAAGGTGTACTTTTTGACCTCATTGTGAAGACCACCTctaattatagtgaccatgtcaagtaggtcccaaccacagctaaggtgtacttcatgaccacattaataagaccacctcattatagtgaccatgttaagtaggtcccaaaaatagttaaggtatacttcatgacctcattaataagaccacctcattaaatgaccatgttaagtaggtcccaaacatagttaaggtatacttcatgaccacattaataagaccacctcattatagtgaccatgtcaagtaggtcccaaacatagctaaggtatacttcgtgatctcattaataagaccacctcattatagtgaccatgtcaagtaggtcccaaacatagctaaggtatacttcgtgacctcattaataagaccaccttgttatagtgagTCCCAAACATAGTTAAGGTGTACTCCAGGACATCATTGTCATAATAAGGTGAAAACCAGAAATGCTTAAAGGGTTGATCACAGCAAGAGATCATAACAATCATCACCACAGAGTCAATGACAGGCATACACAGTTTTTGTACCAAGAAATCACCACTCCCATCAGATATTATAGTGGCTGCGTGGTAGTAAGATGGGTCATTACCCATAATACACCAACCAATGTCATGCCACACCTCCAACCCCGGATTTGACATCTATGTGAGACTACGGGGACATAGAACAAGCTTATTGACTCCCATTAAATTTTTGAGTATAACCTCAGGGTGGGGCATAACATCGATATGTGGAGGGTTAGCGATTAACACTTGTGTGGGAATGTCGAGGAGTGCAATAATAGATAAGTACGTATGCATGTACCGCTTGCTATGGGAATGGCTGACGAAGCTACTGTGTTTTATAAGCATCTTGCCTCCCTCCTTTCCACAAATGGGACACACCTTAGGCCagacaaacttgattacttgtttctcatccacaaaaaattGGATCATTCCATGCAGGTGGGAGGctatttttcattattcattatta
This genomic interval from Dysidea avara chromosome 15, odDysAvar1.4, whole genome shotgun sequence contains the following:
- the LOC136245765 gene encoding microtubule-associated protein futsch-like, yielding MPKEQKRQRSEGFLFKLIPKKTSQSALIDHEPPKIDEQPVSYRAIGKVDSSLLQGSTQWDIKYLGCIPGVTDWQSPESRSDFLEMVDEGQRKGNLMWYSAVPKLLFISPLWVNIADNKKKVLYAQFKTVKIGSLSYADDDGRHILGIKTTIPESIDEYCCHVLECGSEIAVRNICGYLQDTFQMLMSQYQADSTTDVTPSLPSEPPKRKKSRKLSKAEKKESKKAAKESKSGHTPLGARISSESTHSFDFHKAIDIDDLSQVSEGDMLVTPVTSSPVNNTSGASISQEVKYDGHRPESLIDTQFSFLNRTGSSSGRDQSLSVPNSAQSQKQRKIGRDMSHSSRYHKKSIKADVLLQKLEGSLMLRGNNSILEELNENDEDDNLVSPLKQRSSQVSKHSGVVKTHDQLDREGQEPILVHEQYDFKSLPNVRKRASILSGSNGSSAYDRSTLPMAGKSPAEDQQIQLDYDSEFSVEKSDSQSDDNVVDGTVTPPIVTYPPPVLDASLPDLETEITTPPPFYKPIADDNSPTITQPADREVKTPPSSPFKEQTKSKEESIPVEEPPVIEEPSPPPKKQRKPWAELIEVEDELFDEDYIDYFAEVEKMVSVIEYRQLRRNWLDYQKCTTDVVGFCKKTKILLRGEKITLRPGARVLVEEDDREIYDLVLNGDYVPEREKISISKFAQSIKARPSSTRPPPRGLSKAPPPMISLPNTDAGNKVEVDSITRPTVVQQRPSAKKPGFSKIMQQFEDKKLASVPSATPKDSEKIEEKSDDEPDEKPKQKDEESDKKARMNQLRQQFESGKQETELPSRSIAAGAVSALKKKFMDVGPPPSEQPAWKKALKKKEVEVASESSDSDSKHKRRNKYKNKKGYKDKDKESSEDEKSKKHRGKKDKKRDKEKGAKKPDSSSDSESDSESEKEKKKDKKHKDKDSSSSETERKKKKSKEKEKEKPPAPFSDLPVLTFPLADEEEEKPPPPPPPPPPDSTTQTIDALSDLIMGTSNTQPTAEEEPVKETVKETAKETVNKGRKITTQQKSTKQQKSSRTNAASRKQRTSQPAKSAQHPAQQHQQQQPMIQPHQQAPMFTFQQQQQQQQQQQYAFGFQQPQSAMPFQTQSNPALYTGPFGVQPAGMAGGFVNPTVTGNMAFQQTGLQGSQFSQQQQPHLFSVQQPISSQPAASKQPQQKQTKKTTTGAAKKPKQPTNQEEEPPTLDSLAFSLSFDNIKMDSDSEEPQVVAKLVEPIVTKPVELVVKPVEPVVTKPVQPITRATEPDTTPAEIKLIQDLIVTEPDNEVKPVKDDEPNSVKPDEPVVKQDEPATKPPDGSEDVPKNEDKPPDEAPPPPPPPPPPPPPVDTTGETPNVPGGVPPPPPPPPPPPPPPADGKHPTSNKKSPAETSEPSSSGKKISGDVEANRNLLLEDIRKGKKLDSIKKVSGEIKEDESSTESSSKKKKKDKKKKKHDSKRKNKSKKDSSSEDDESASGTDEEASTPTVKPSQVKIGQKDTLKWEQKRQKEQIEEEQSAIVEMLDDEIDQDMPQWKRKLMQKKKLKEYQPLLTEQQKAMDEETRFLGVPDWKKKLMLKKEAELSRLQQVEAERLREKREEEEKFKSMPDWKKKLVSKKRADVRF
- the LOC136245770 gene encoding serine/threonine/tyrosine-interacting-like protein 1, coding for MAIPIALCEPTELYNVLTEDAATPVLTDKNHLLLIDSRERKAYEESHVIVARHAPINELTGQVTTFGDIDLPMVVNVIVYDSKTVSIVEQTRAIKCAEMLYTLGSKNPVKVLKGGYERFSAEYPFLRTQKIIYSSLELEHMPRYPSEVLPLFLYVGDHGHACNASMNYDMKINSHINMIAGLPPSYPGSISELHVDVEDKEDTDLLARFEEIYSYIEAARQKSERLLVFSELGISRAPVACIAYLMKKNKWTLHKGYEHVCKCRRRTRPLRVFIIQLSKWEEMIHGEVLTDISEPNY